One genomic segment of Gemmatimonadota bacterium includes these proteins:
- a CDS encoding PAS domain-containing protein, producing MTQLTGADASGPRAPWAWRGSHAQRATLLALALATIGAFVADRWYGAQLEERARIEVRAAAAIRGEALVRASRREAGRLAAIASFTASRSSRAQLDAEFRTFVDGVLSGRGSRALQLIEGGRVVASWPQDPAGTLEDAAAPGDETLIGPVKLPQGGLALIVRQRLAPRRGFPDAAAIVLDVDDLVSSAGIPDSSSGMLFELYDRAGAWFGGDPLGSAVAPETLTVIDNDGEFRMLAAPRKGWATSGARWRYSVRGVLFLSVIALALIAWLLGRQRDDLEAEVRRSGTALELVMRTGRMGGWEEDLATHRVTWNENIDAIIGRPPDSAEAGVDRLAAAIDPADRPRLAAALARARGPDAAGFLEEVRVKASGGEPRWVLVLGDVARDRAGRPMRIVGVVADATERHALQARLRHAQRLEALGKLAGGVAHDFNNLLTAIGAFGELALARAADLPPAAAPVVQADLEQVIASARRGAALTQQLLTFSRSREGIRAPVDLGAAIRELLPTLGQLCANGVRIDPVLASALPLVSVDAGQFAQVLTNLVVNAADAMPSGGTVQVRTALVTDDAAPRPAGSAPARWVLVEVADEGTGMSAEVRERIFEPYYTTKPMGRGTGLGLAVVYGIVESAGGTIAVHSVEGEGTTFRVLFPPFARSA from the coding sequence ATGACCCAACTCACCGGCGCCGACGCGAGTGGTCCGCGCGCGCCTTGGGCATGGCGAGGCTCGCATGCGCAGCGCGCGACGTTGCTCGCCCTCGCGCTCGCGACCATCGGGGCTTTCGTGGCGGACCGGTGGTATGGGGCGCAGCTGGAGGAGCGCGCGCGGATCGAGGTGCGCGCGGCCGCGGCGATCCGCGGCGAGGCGCTCGTCCGCGCGTCGCGGCGGGAGGCGGGGCGGCTCGCGGCGATCGCGTCGTTCACGGCGTCTCGGTCCTCCCGCGCCCAGCTCGACGCCGAGTTCCGCACCTTCGTTGACGGAGTGCTCTCGGGTCGCGGCTCGCGGGCGCTCCAGTTGATCGAGGGCGGTCGCGTCGTCGCCTCGTGGCCGCAGGATCCCGCCGGGACGCTCGAGGACGCGGCGGCGCCGGGTGACGAGACGCTGATCGGCCCGGTGAAGCTCCCGCAGGGCGGGCTCGCGCTCATCGTGCGCCAGCGCCTCGCGCCACGCCGCGGGTTCCCGGACGCGGCGGCGATCGTCCTCGACGTGGATGACCTCGTGAGCAGCGCGGGCATCCCCGACTCGTCGAGTGGCATGCTGTTCGAGCTCTACGATCGCGCTGGCGCGTGGTTCGGCGGCGACCCGCTCGGCTCGGCGGTCGCGCCGGAGACGTTGACCGTCATCGACAACGACGGTGAGTTCCGGATGCTCGCGGCGCCGCGGAAGGGGTGGGCCACGTCCGGCGCGCGCTGGCGCTACTCGGTGCGCGGCGTGCTGTTCCTCAGCGTGATCGCGCTGGCCCTGATCGCATGGCTGCTCGGGCGGCAGCGGGACGACCTCGAGGCCGAGGTCCGTCGATCAGGCACGGCCCTGGAACTCGTGATGCGCACGGGGCGGATGGGGGGGTGGGAGGAGGACCTCGCGACGCACCGCGTGACCTGGAACGAGAATATCGATGCGATCATCGGCCGCCCGCCGGACTCGGCCGAGGCAGGCGTCGATCGGCTCGCGGCGGCCATCGATCCGGCGGATCGTCCGCGGCTCGCCGCTGCGCTCGCGCGGGCGCGTGGCCCCGACGCGGCGGGCTTCCTGGAGGAGGTCCGGGTGAAGGCGAGTGGTGGCGAGCCTCGCTGGGTGCTGGTCCTCGGCGACGTCGCGCGCGACCGGGCGGGACGGCCGATGCGGATCGTCGGGGTCGTCGCGGATGCGACCGAGCGCCATGCACTGCAGGCGCGCCTCCGGCACGCACAGCGACTCGAAGCCCTTGGCAAGCTCGCAGGGGGCGTGGCACACGACTTCAACAACCTGCTCACCGCGATCGGGGCGTTCGGCGAGCTCGCGCTCGCGCGCGCGGCGGACCTCCCGCCGGCGGCGGCGCCCGTGGTGCAGGCGGATCTCGAGCAGGTGATCGCCTCGGCGCGCCGCGGCGCGGCCCTCACGCAGCAGTTGCTCACCTTCAGCCGGAGTCGCGAGGGCATCCGCGCCCCGGTCGATCTCGGCGCCGCGATCCGGGAGTTGTTGCCGACGCTCGGTCAACTCTGCGCGAACGGCGTACGGATCGATCCGGTGCTCGCATCGGCCCTGCCGCTCGTCTCGGTCGACGCGGGACAGTTCGCGCAGGTGCTCACGAATCTCGTCGTCAACGCCGCCGACGCGATGCCGTCGGGCGGCACGGTGCAGGTGCGGACCGCACTGGTGACCGATGACGCCGCGCCGCGACCGGCCGGATCGGCGCCCGCGCGTTGGGTGCTGGTCGAGGTCGCGGACGAGGGCACGGGGATGTCCGCCGAGGTGCGCGAGCGGATCTTCGAGC
- a CDS encoding alpha/beta hydrolase, whose product MIRRYGLAIGAAAALLTLTALGAYYLRNPERETLDAEARTAAGVPGEFIGSPVGTTYYEVAGPDTGRVALLVHGFSVPSYIWDSTFTSLAAAGYRVIRYDLMGRGWSDRPDAAYDGPMFDAQILALLDSLGVRGTVDLFGLSFGGFVTAHFTAAHGDRVRTLVLVDPIVEGPTDPGFLAWPLVGRYVFQVTAVPGMADGQASDFLHPERFPGWVDRYRPQMRYRGFGRALLRSRLTLVDADFAALHGRIAAQGTPVMLAWGKQDATLPFAQSEIVRGRIPALEFVPIDSSGHLPHLEQTRTFNAAMFAFLARHLP is encoded by the coding sequence ATGATCCGCCGCTACGGCTTGGCGATCGGTGCGGCGGCGGCGCTGCTCACGCTCACGGCGCTCGGTGCCTACTACCTGCGGAACCCCGAACGCGAGACGCTGGACGCCGAGGCGCGCACCGCGGCCGGCGTACCGGGGGAGTTCATCGGGTCGCCGGTGGGGACGACGTACTACGAAGTGGCCGGCCCCGACACGGGACGCGTCGCGCTGCTCGTGCATGGGTTCTCGGTGCCGTCATACATCTGGGACTCGACCTTCACGTCGCTCGCGGCCGCCGGGTATCGCGTCATCCGGTACGACCTGATGGGGCGCGGCTGGTCCGACCGTCCTGACGCGGCGTACGACGGCCCGATGTTCGATGCGCAGATCCTCGCGCTGCTCGACTCGCTCGGCGTTCGCGGCACGGTGGATCTCTTCGGCCTCTCCTTCGGCGGCTTCGTCACGGCGCACTTCACGGCCGCCCACGGCGACCGCGTGCGCACGCTCGTGCTGGTCGATCCGATCGTCGAGGGCCCGACGGACCCGGGCTTCCTCGCGTGGCCGCTCGTGGGCCGGTACGTCTTCCAGGTGACGGCCGTGCCGGGGATGGCCGACGGGCAGGCGAGCGACTTCCTGCATCCGGAGCGATTCCCCGGGTGGGTCGACCGGTACCGCCCGCAGATGCGGTACCGTGGCTTCGGGCGCGCGCTGCTCCGCTCGCGACTCACCCTGGTGGATGCGGACTTCGCCGCGCTCCACGGGCGGATCGCCGCGCAGGGGACGCCGGTGATGCTCGCCTGGGGGAAGCAGGACGCGACGCTGCCGTTCGCGCAGTCGGAGATCGTACGGGGCCGCATCCCCGCGCTCGAGTTCGTGCCGATCGATTCGTCGGGGCACCTGCCGCACCTGGAGCAGACGCGGACCTTCAACGCCGCGATGTTCGCGTTCCTCGCGCGGCACCTGCCGTAA
- a CDS encoding ParB N-terminal domain-containing protein — protein sequence MATAKKKRAAKKSKKAAAAHTRGLDAAKLDTGAIPAPVAGLAKQIVKDGGAVLATYRDPLGGRWQVLASLPIDLVSPTPFQRDLSETHVAKLADAIDKLDRFLDPIIAVPADAGSYWSPNGYHRLGAMTQLGAKAIVAIVVPDQDVAHRILALNTEKAHNLREKSLEVARLAVALAEMDERSTEKSHAEIFEEAAFITLGFCYMENGRFSGGAYHPILKRIDQFLGSKLPVALEERRARAAQLLELNEHVNEAVKGLKAKGLESPYLKAFVVSRINHLRFVKEKHPDFDDTMATILKAAKRFNPANVKADQVAKSGGAPASEE from the coding sequence ATGGCCACTGCGAAGAAGAAACGCGCCGCGAAGAAGTCCAAGAAGGCGGCGGCCGCGCACACGCGCGGACTGGACGCGGCGAAGCTCGACACGGGCGCCATCCCGGCGCCGGTCGCCGGCCTCGCGAAGCAGATCGTGAAGGACGGCGGCGCCGTGCTCGCGACCTATCGCGATCCGCTCGGCGGGCGCTGGCAGGTGCTCGCGTCGCTGCCGATCGACCTCGTGTCGCCCACGCCGTTCCAGCGCGATCTCTCCGAGACGCACGTCGCCAAGCTGGCCGACGCGATCGACAAGCTCGACCGCTTCCTCGACCCGATCATCGCGGTCCCGGCCGATGCCGGCTCGTACTGGTCCCCCAACGGCTATCACCGCCTTGGGGCGATGACGCAGCTCGGGGCCAAGGCGATCGTCGCGATCGTCGTGCCCGACCAGGATGTCGCGCACCGCATCCTCGCGCTCAACACCGAGAAGGCGCACAACCTGCGCGAGAAGTCGCTCGAGGTCGCGCGGCTCGCTGTGGCCCTCGCCGAGATGGACGAGCGCTCGACCGAGAAGTCGCACGCCGAGATCTTCGAGGAGGCCGCGTTCATCACCCTCGGCTTCTGCTACATGGAGAACGGCCGCTTCTCGGGCGGGGCCTACCATCCGATCCTCAAGCGCATCGACCAGTTCCTCGGGAGCAAGCTCCCGGTGGCGCTCGAGGAACGCCGGGCGCGCGCCGCGCAGTTGCTCGAGCTCAACGAGCACGTGAACGAAGCGGTGAAGGGGCTCAAGGCGAAGGGCCTGGAGAGTCCGTACCTGAAGGCGTTCGTCGTGTCGCGGATCAACCACCTGCGCTTCGTGAAGGAGAAGCACCCCGACTTCGATGACACGATGGCGACGATCCTCAAGGCGGCGAAGCGGTTCAATCCCGCGAACGTGAAGGCCGATCAGGTCGCGAAGAGCGGCGGCGCGCCGGCGAGCGAGGAATGA
- a CDS encoding asparaginase: MLLSLRRSRPAACGLLLSLIALPACAQVTTSAPAPVPVVPATPAVPTTPRPKVLLIATGGTIAGVQNAPGTLGAYRAGTLTAEQIISSVPELARFAQVETEQFSNVASTLVTPEMWVTLAKRINEVLQREDLAGVVVTHGTDRLEETAFFLYLTVRSEKPVVVVGAQRPATGISPDGPINLLAAVRTAASPKAVAKGVMVVMDDRILSARESRKLYQRTGGFSTGDMGMLGVVANQGPEFFFAPVRRFGPRSEFDLAGVDTLPRVELTMSYPGGTGPSFATNPVGVVVATTGMTRAEGQAYRTLRQQGVVVVTSFTSGENVNGGGGDGPPPTPVRDTTVRATATRDTTARAEPAEPPAPPAVTALHLTAGKARILLMVALTRTKDPREIQRIFNEY; the protein is encoded by the coding sequence GTGCTCCTCTCGCTCCGTCGTTCCCGCCCGGCCGCCTGCGGGCTGCTCCTGTCGCTCATCGCGCTGCCCGCGTGCGCGCAGGTCACCACGAGCGCGCCCGCACCGGTGCCCGTGGTGCCGGCGACGCCCGCGGTGCCGACGACGCCGCGGCCGAAGGTCCTCCTCATCGCCACCGGCGGCACGATCGCCGGCGTGCAGAACGCGCCGGGGACGCTCGGTGCGTACCGTGCCGGCACATTGACCGCCGAGCAGATCATCTCGAGCGTGCCCGAACTCGCGCGGTTCGCGCAGGTCGAGACGGAACAGTTCTCGAACGTGGCGAGCACGCTCGTGACGCCCGAGATGTGGGTCACGCTCGCGAAGCGGATCAACGAGGTGCTCCAGCGTGAGGACCTCGCGGGGGTCGTGGTGACGCACGGGACCGACCGCCTCGAGGAGACGGCGTTCTTCCTGTACCTCACGGTGCGCTCGGAGAAGCCGGTGGTGGTGGTCGGCGCGCAGCGCCCGGCGACGGGGATCAGTCCCGACGGACCGATCAATCTGCTCGCGGCGGTGCGCACGGCGGCCTCGCCGAAGGCCGTCGCGAAGGGCGTGATGGTCGTGATGGACGACCGGATCCTCTCGGCGCGCGAGTCGCGCAAGCTCTATCAGCGCACGGGGGGATTCAGCACCGGCGACATGGGGATGCTCGGCGTGGTGGCGAACCAGGGGCCGGAGTTCTTCTTCGCGCCGGTGCGGCGCTTCGGGCCGCGGAGCGAGTTCGACCTCGCGGGCGTGGACACGCTGCCGCGCGTCGAGCTGACGATGAGCTATCCCGGCGGCACGGGGCCGAGCTTCGCGACGAATCCGGTGGGCGTCGTGGTCGCGACGACGGGGATGACGCGGGCCGAAGGGCAGGCGTACCGTACGCTGCGGCAGCAGGGGGTCGTGGTGGTGACCTCATTCACGTCGGGGGAGAACGTGAACGGTGGCGGCGGGGACGGCCCGCCGCCCACGCCGGTGCGCGACACGACCGTTCGTGCGACCGCGACCCGCGACACCACCGCCCGCGCCGAACCGGCCGAGCCGCCGGCGCCTCCCGCGGTGACCGCCCTGCACCTCACGGCGGGGAAGGCGCGCATCCTGCTGATGGTGGCCCTGACGCGCACGAAGGATCCGCGCGAGATCCAGCGGATCTTCAACGAGTACTGA
- a CDS encoding glycosyltransferase produces the protein MHLPRGPITHLIAPAPAGGAESVILALASAAPERTRVICINQLAEPDAPELPFTTQLRAAGVGVDEVRCGRRQYAAEAREVARLLAATGSQLIHTHGYHGSIVGWMAARRSGLPAVATSHGYLDRDVKERLYGWLDRGVMRRMDAAIAVSRGVEERLLRGGHRRDRLEVIRNGMPAPARLLSRADARARLGVPGDGPVVGWVGRLSIEKGADLFVQAMAATDPTVRAVLIGDGAERGAVERLAAGDPRIILAGQQSDAASLLAAFDLLAISSRTEGTPMVVLESVNADLPIASFRVGGIPDVLAEDAAWLVPTLDAPALGRAITAALEAPDERRARATRAKARLTAELGIESWLARVWALYEKVWARRR, from the coding sequence GTGCACCTGCCGCGCGGCCCCATCACGCACCTCATCGCTCCGGCACCCGCTGGCGGGGCCGAGTCGGTGATCCTCGCCCTCGCGTCCGCGGCCCCCGAGCGCACGCGCGTGATCTGCATCAACCAGCTGGCGGAGCCCGACGCGCCCGAGCTTCCCTTCACCACCCAGCTCCGCGCCGCGGGCGTCGGCGTCGACGAGGTCCGCTGCGGACGACGCCAGTACGCCGCCGAAGCCCGCGAGGTCGCGCGACTCCTCGCCGCGACGGGGTCGCAGCTCATCCACACGCACGGCTATCACGGGAGCATCGTCGGCTGGATGGCCGCGCGTCGCAGCGGGCTGCCGGCCGTCGCGACCTCGCACGGCTACCTCGATCGCGACGTGAAGGAGCGCCTGTACGGGTGGCTCGATCGCGGGGTCATGCGGCGCATGGATGCGGCCATCGCGGTCTCGCGCGGCGTCGAGGAGCGCCTGCTCCGCGGCGGGCACCGCCGCGATCGGCTCGAGGTCATCCGCAACGGCATGCCGGCCCCGGCGCGCCTCCTCTCCCGCGCCGACGCTCGCGCGCGACTCGGCGTCCCGGGCGACGGCCCGGTCGTCGGCTGGGTCGGACGGCTGAGCATCGAGAAGGGCGCCGATCTCTTCGTGCAGGCGATGGCCGCGACCGATCCCACGGTGCGCGCCGTCCTCATCGGCGACGGGGCGGAGCGCGGCGCCGTCGAACGCCTCGCCGCCGGCGACCCGCGGATCATCCTCGCGGGGCAGCAATCCGACGCCGCGAGCCTCCTCGCCGCCTTCGACCTGCTCGCCATCTCGTCCCGCACCGAGGGCACGCCCATGGTCGTCCTCGAATCGGTGAACGCCGACCTGCCGATCGCCTCGTTCCGCGTGGGCGGCATCCCCGACGTGCTCGCCGAGGACGCGGCCTGGCTGGTGCCCACGCTCGACGCACCCGCCCTCGGGCGCGCGATCACCGCCGCGCTCGAGGCGCCGGACGAGCGGCGCGCGCGCGCGACCCGCGCGAAGGCGCGTCTCACCGCCGAGCTCGGGATCGAGTCCTGGCTCGCGCGCGTCTGGGCCCTCTACGAGAAGGTCTGGGCGCGTCGGCGCTGA
- a CDS encoding helix-turn-helix transcriptional regulator: MPKRSASLDRVFRALADPTRRAVVERLARGSRSTLELAEPFRMALPSFTQHLDVLTEAGLVRSRKQGRVRRWTLVPERVETARHWLDVQRDLWNTRLDQLDAHLLTLKESPR; this comes from the coding sequence ATGCCTAAACGTAGTGCGTCGCTCGATCGCGTCTTCCGTGCGCTCGCCGACCCCACGCGGCGCGCGGTGGTGGAGCGGCTGGCACGCGGGTCCCGATCGACGCTCGAACTCGCGGAACCGTTCCGGATGGCCTTGCCGTCCTTCACGCAGCATCTCGACGTCCTCACGGAGGCCGGTCTCGTGCGCAGTCGCAAGCAGGGCCGTGTGCGGCGCTGGACCCTCGTGCCGGAGCGCGTCGAGACCGCTCGGCACTGGCTCGATGTGCAGCGGGACCTGTGGAACACGCGACTCGACCAGCTCGACGCCCATCTGCTCACCCTCAAGGAGTCCCCCCGATGA
- a CDS encoding SET domain-containing protein-lysine N-methyltransferase, with protein sequence MKRTNAQRAIKPLTTDEPHLPGTVLRTDNPLVGVLVEQSERRLVTTTAIPEGTVLFRIEGYETRTPTKYSLQVGQDLHLDQRGARDATDRVRRFYWRYMNHGCEPTTFIRDREVIARRDIAALEGVTFDYNTTEYDMAEPFPCRCGAPSCVGLVRGAKHLTPAQRARVADMLPDYLR encoded by the coding sequence ATGAAACGCACCAACGCCCAGCGCGCGATCAAGCCGCTGACCACCGACGAGCCGCATCTCCCCGGCACCGTCCTCCGCACCGACAACCCGCTCGTCGGCGTCCTCGTGGAACAGTCCGAGCGTCGCCTCGTCACCACGACGGCGATCCCCGAAGGCACGGTCCTCTTCCGGATCGAAGGGTACGAGACGCGGACCCCCACCAAGTACTCGCTCCAGGTCGGCCAGGACCTGCATCTCGACCAGCGCGGGGCGCGCGACGCGACGGATCGCGTGCGGCGCTTCTATTGGCGCTACATGAACCACGGGTGCGAGCCGACGACCTTCATCCGCGACCGCGAGGTGATCGCGCGCCGCGACATCGCCGCGCTCGAGGGCGTGACGTTCGACTACAACACGACCGAGTACGACATGGCGGAGCCCTTCCCCTGCCGGTGCGGGGCGCCCTCGTGCGTGGGCCTCGTGCGCGGGGCGAAGCACCTCACGCCGGCGCAACGCGCGCGCGTCGCGGACATGCTCCCCGACTACCTGCGCTGA
- a CDS encoding SRPBCC family protein, giving the protein MTRTTLPDVNPELDLVLDRVVDVPRDLVYRAWTVPEHLMPWFCPKPWRTTKCEIDLRPGGVFAVAMEGPNGEKSEEAAGCYLEVVPGERIVWTGVMGPGFRPTNVPAGVPVFTCVLTFTTEGTGTRYRAHVMHRDPEGKQAHEAMGFHGGWGTALDQLVALLKSQG; this is encoded by the coding sequence ATGACCCGCACGACCCTGCCCGACGTGAATCCCGAGCTCGACCTCGTCCTCGATCGCGTCGTCGACGTGCCGCGCGACCTCGTGTACCGTGCGTGGACGGTGCCCGAGCACCTCATGCCCTGGTTCTGCCCCAAGCCCTGGCGCACCACGAAGTGCGAGATCGACCTGCGGCCGGGCGGCGTCTTCGCCGTCGCGATGGAAGGTCCGAATGGCGAGAAGAGCGAGGAGGCGGCCGGCTGCTACCTCGAGGTCGTGCCCGGGGAGCGCATCGTCTGGACGGGCGTGATGGGCCCGGGCTTCCGTCCGACGAACGTGCCCGCCGGCGTGCCGGTGTTCACCTGCGTGCTGACCTTCACCACCGAGGGAACGGGCACGCGCTATCGCGCGCACGTGATGCATCGCGATCCCGAGGGGAAGCAGGCGCACGAGGCGATGGGGTTCCATGGCGGTTGGGGGACGGCGCTCGACCAGCTCGTCGCCCTGCTCAAGTCGCAGGGCTGA